From Jeotgalibacillus haloalkalitolerans:
ATCAACGACTGACATCAGAGGAAAATCATTCAGCTGGTATAACGTCGTTTCAAAGATTTCATCACCCTGTAAAAAGTTATCCTGATGAGTGAGGATATCTCCTGCTTTTTTAGATGCGTAAAACGCTTCTTTAGACAGTCCGGATTTAAAGAAATCCTGATAAATATGATACCTTGTTGTTACGCCTTCATATGTATCACCATTTAGAACTGGCAGCGCATCCACTTCTTTTTCCTCCAGCAGGTTGATTACTTGCTCAATCGACTCATCTGATTGAACTGTATAGCATTTTGCCGCTGGTACCATTGCACTTTTTACGAACATTTCAT
This genomic window contains:
- a CDS encoding CBS domain-containing protein, which translates into the protein MFVKSAMVPAAKCYTVQSDESIEQVINLLEEKEVDALPVLNGDTYEGVTTRYHIYQDFFKSGLSKEAFYASKKAGDILTHQDNFLQGDEIFETTLYQLNDFPLMSVVDAERRFKGIVTRYDVFNQFKSAFGMHKEGVRIAFTSVETEGRISRLAEIIQQFHESVISLVTFDETDKLVRRIVLKIEKKDNLDKFLKKLEKSGFRILDIKED